The region CTACACCCCCGAGGGCTCCACGCAGAGCGAGCCGCAGGCCATCACCTCCTTCGCGGTGGACTTCGGCTACGTGGAGACGCTGGGGATGAAGCTGGCCGGCGGGCGGGCCTTCTCCCGCGAGTTCGGCACGGACCGGGAGGCGGCCGTCGTGATCAACGAGGCGGCGGCCCGCCGGTTCGGGTGGAGCGACCCCGTGGGGAAGCGGATCACCCGGATGGACGAGACCGGCTCGCAGGCGACGGTGGTGGGGGTGGTGGAGGACTTCCACTTCGAGTCGCTGCACCAGCCGGTGCAGCCCATGGTGATGCAGCTCGGAGACACGCTGCAGTACCTGCTCCTCCGAGTTCGGCCGGACGGCGTGCCGGGTGCGCTCGACGCGCTCCGCGAGGTGTGGCGGCGCTTCTCCCCGGGCACCACCCTGGAGTACTCGTTCCTGGACGAGCGCTTCGGTGAGCTGCACCGCGACGACGAGCGGCTGGCGAAGGTTTTCGCCGTCTTCGCCCTCCTGACCATCCTGATCTCCGCCCTGGGGCTCTTCGCGATGGTGTCGTTCAGCACCGAGCAGCGCACCAAGGAGATCGGCGTACGCAAGGTGTTCGGCGCCTCCGCGGCGGACGTCGTGCGCCTGATGCTCCGCGACTTCGTCGTGCTGGTGGTGGTCGCCATCGTGATCGCCTGGCCGCTGTCGTACTACGCGGTCGGGCGCTGGCTCCAGGACTTCGAGTACCGGACGGAGATCCCGCTCTGGATCTTCGCCGCCACGGGGGTCCTGGTGCTGCTCATCGCGTCGCTGACGGTGGCCGCGCGGGCCGCCCGGGCGGCCATGACGAACCCGGTGCGGACGCTCCGCTACGAGTAGCCGGTCCCCCACGGCACACTCCCCTCACACCCGGCCGGGCATGCCCGGCCGGGTGTGCGTCGTGCGCACGGGCGCCGGGGGGAGGTTGTGCCGACCCCTGCACAGCGCCCCTCTCCCGCCGTGCGGAGGCAACAGCGTAAGTCACTGACACCGCGTAGTTTACGCGGTGCGCCCGCCCATCGGGACGAGTGGTACGCACGTTGCCTTATTATCTGTACGAATCACGCCAGATCGAACCGGCCTCCCCGACCGGCTCACCGAGCCGGGCCCGTGCCGGTTTCTGCGTATCTGCCCGTCGGACGTCTCCAGACTCCCCGACGCTCCACCTCCGGCACACGTGGCCGGCGAACACCGGATCCAGCATCCCATGGCCGACAACTCCTCCCCGACCGTGAAGCTCTCCGCCGCCCGCCGTGCGCTCCTCAGGCGCATGCTGGAGGGGGAGGGGGCTCCCGTGGTGGAGGACGGCATCCCCCGCCGTCCGGAGCCGGGCTGGGGAGTCCCCTCCTATGAGCAGGAGCGGCTCTGGTTCCTCGACCAGCTGGAGCCGGGGAGCCCGGCCTACAGCCTCCCCGCGGCGCTGCGCCTGCGCGGCACGCTGGACCGCGAGGCGCTGCGGAGGAGCCTGGAGGCGATCGTCCACAGGCACGAGTCGCTCCGCACCACCTTCTCGGTGGAGGGGGGCGAGCTGCGCCAGCGCATCCATCCGCCCGCCCCGTTCGAGCTCCCCGTGCACGAGGTGGAGGCGGGCCCGGGCGAGCCGGAGCGGCAGGCGTGCATGGAGCGGTGGGCGGCCGAGGAGGCGGGCACCCCGTTCGACCTGGTGGAGGGGCCCCTCTTCCGGGTGAAGCTGCTGCGGCTGGACGCCGGGGACCACCTGCTGCTGGTGACGATGCACCACATCGTCAGCGACGGCTGGTCGGTGGGGATCATGCTCAGGGAGATGCGCGAGCTCTACGCGGCCTTCTGCGAGGGCCGCCCGGCTCCGGCGGGCGCGCTCCCCGTGCAGTACGCCGACTACGCGCACTGGCAGCGCAGCCGCATGTCCGGCGACGTGCTCCAGGAGCAGCTGGACTACTGGACCGGGCAGCTCCGCGGCGCCCCCGCGGCGCTCGAGCTCCCCACGGACCGTCCCCGGCCCGCCGTGCGTGACTTCCGGGGCGCCACGCTTCCCTTCGCGCTGGACGACGAGGTGGGCGCGGCCCTCCGGGAGCTCGCGCGGCGGGAGGGCGCCACCCTCTTCATGGTGCTGCTGGCCGGCTACCAGGCGCTCCTCGCCCGCTACAGCGGCCAGGACGACGTGGTGGTGGGCACTCCCGTCACCAACCGGGCGCGCCCCGAGGTCGAGGAGGTGATCGGCTTCTTCGCCAACACGCTGGTGCTGCGCGCCGAGCTGGGGGACGACCCCTCCTTCCGCACGCTGCTCGCCCGGGTGCGCGAGCGGGCGCTGGGCGCCTTCGCGCACCAGGCGTTCCCGCTCGGGAAGCTGGTGGAGGCGCTCGCGCCGGAGCGGGACCTGGGCCGCAACCCGCTCTTCCAGGCGATGTTCGCGCTGCAGAACACGCCCGCCGAGCGCTTCCGCCTCGCCGGGCTGGAGATGGAGATGGTGCGGACCCGGGGCCAGGCCTCCAGGTTCGACCTCACCCTCCTGGTGAGGGAGCGCGGGGAGCGGCTGGAGGGGATGGCCGAGTACAGCACCGAGCTCTTCGAGCCCGCCACCGTGGAGCGCTTCCTCGCGCACTTCGGCGAGCTGCTGCGGCACGCCGCCGCCTCTCCGGACACGCCGCTGTCCCGGCTTCCGCTGCTGGCCCCGGCCGAGCGCGAAGAGGTGCTGGCCGGGTTCGGGCGGGGCGCCGACGCGCCGGCCGAGGCGGGGGTGGTACACGAGCTGTTCGAGGAGCAGGCGGCGCGCACGCCGGCCGCGGTGGCCGTGCGCTGGAAGGGGGAGAGCGTCACGTACGCGGAGCTGGACCGGCGGGCGAACCAGCTGGCGCACGCGCTCCGCGGGCGCGGCGCGGGCCCGGAGGAGCGGGTGGGGGTGTGTCTGAGCCGGAGCCCGCAGATGCTGGTGGCGCTGCTGGGGGTGCTCAAGTCCGGGGCCGCCTACGTGCCCATCGACGCGGGCCTGCCTGCCGAGCGCATCGGGCACATGCTGGCCGACGCCTCCGTGCGCCTGGTGGTGAGCGAGAGCGCCCTGGCCGAGCGCATCCCGGCCGGCGCGGCCGAGCTGCTGGTGCTGGACGGGGAGCGGGAGGCGCTCGCGCGCGAGCCGGAGACGGCGCCGCGGAGCGGCGTGCTGCCGGGACACCTCTCGCACGTGATCTTCACCTCCGGCTCGACGGGCCGGCCCAAGGGAGTGGCGATCCAGCACCGGGGGACGGCGCTCTTCCTGCGCTGGCTGCGCGAGGTGGTGCCCGCGCAGGAGTGGGCGTGCGTGCTGGGGGCGACCTCGATCAGCTTCGACGTCTCCGTGGCCGAGCTCTTCGGCACCCTCTGCTCGGGCGGGCGCCTGGTGCTGGTGGAGAACGCGCTGGAGCTGGCCGAGGTGCCGGCTTCGGAGGGCGTACGCCTGGTGGTGATGGTCCCCACGGCGGCGGCGGAGCTGCTGCGCATGGGCGCGATCCCGGAGAGCGTGCGCGCCTTCAACCTGGCGGGCGAGGCGCTGAGCGCGGAGCTGGCCGGGGCGCTCCACGCGCTGGAGCACGTGCGCAGCGTGCGCAACCTGTACGGGCCCACGGAGGACACCACGTACTCCACCTTCTGCGAGGTGGAGCGTGGGGCGCAGCGGGTGCACATCGGGCGGCCGATCGCCGGGAGCCGGGCCTACGTGCTGGACGCGCACCTGGAGCCGCTGCCGGTGGGGGTGCCGGGCGAGCTGTACCTGGCCGGCGAGGGGCTGGCGCGCGGCTACGCGGGGCGCCCGGAGCTGACGGCCGAGCGATTCGTGCCGGAGCCGCACGGCCCCGCGGGGGCGCGGATGTACCGGACGATGGACCGGGCGCGGTGGCTGGCCTCGGGGGAGCTGGAGTACCTGGGGCGCACGGACGCGCAGGTGAAGGTGCGCGGCTTCCGCGTGGAGCTGGGCGAGATCGAGATCGCCCTGGAGCGGCACGCGTCCGTGCACGAGGCCGTGGTCCTGCTGCGCGAGGACGCGCCCGGGGAGCGGCGCCTGGTGGCCTACGTGGTCCCGGACGGCGCGGCGCCGACGCCGGCCGAGCTGCGCGAGCACCTGCGGGAGCAGCTGCCGGAGTACATGGTCCCGGGCGCGTTCGTGCTGCTGGAGGCGCTGCCGCTGACGACGAGCGGGAAGATCGACCGCAAGGCGCTGCCCGCGCCGGAGGGGGCGGAGTCGGCGGAAGCCGGGTACGTGGCGCCGCGCACGCCCACGGAGGAGGTGCTGGCGGGGATCTGGGGCGACGTGCTGGGCGTCGAGCGCGTGGGGGTGGAGGAGAGCTTCTTCGAGCTCGGCGGACACTCCCTGCTGGCCACGCGGGTGGCCTCGCGGGTGCGCGAGGCGTTCGGGGTGGAGCTGCCGCTCCGTGCGCTCTTCGAGGCGCCGACGGTGGCGCGGCTGGTCGAGCGGGTGGATGCGCTGCTGCGCGCGGGGGCGGGCGTGGGCGCGCCGCCGCTGGTGGCGGTCGGGCGCGGGGGAGCGCTGCCGCTCTCCTTCGCGCAGCAGCGGCTGTGGTTCATCGACCAGCTGGAACCGGGGAGCGCGACGTACAACATCCCGCAGGCGCTGCGCCTGCGCGGCGCACTGGAGGTGGAGCTGCTGGAGCGTGCGCTCACCGAGGTGGTGCGCCGCCACGAGTCGCTTCGCACCACCTTCTCCACGATCGATGGCCAGCTGGGGCAGGTGGTCCATCCCCCGGCGCCGGTGGCGATCCGGGTGACCGACCTGCGGCACCTGCCCGGGGCGGAACGGGAGGAGCGCGTCCGTCAGCTGGCCGCGGAGGACGCACTGCGGCCCTTCGACCTGGCCGCGGGCCCGCTCTTCCGGACCGCGCTGCTGCGCCTGGACGAGGAGGAGTGGGCGCTGCTCCTGAGCATGCACCACATCGTCAGCGACGGGTGGAGCATGGGCGTGCTGGTGCGGGAGATCTCGGCGCTGTACTCCGCCTTCTCCCGCGGCGAGCCGTCGTCGCTCGCCCCACTCCCGGTGCAGTACGCCGACTACGCCGTCTGGCAGCGGCAGTGGCTCTCGGGCGAGACCCTGGAGGCGCAGCTGGGCTACTGGCGCGAGCGGCTCGCGGGAGCGCCCGCGCTCCTGGAGCTGCCGACCGACCGCCCCCGTCCGGCCGTGCAGAGCTTCCGCGGTGCCGTGCGGGAGGTGAGCCTCCCCGCGGAGCTCTTCGCGGAGGTGCGGCGCCTGGCGCGCGCAGAGGCGGCCAGCCCTTACATGGTGCTGCTCGCCGCCTTCCAGCTGCTCCTTTCGCGCCACAGCGGGCAGGACGACGTGGTGGTGGGGAGCCCCATCGCGGGGCGCACGCGCGCGGAGGTCGAGCCCCTGATCGGGCTCTTCATGAACACGCTCGTCCTGCGAACCGCGGTATCCGCGGGGGCCTCCTTCCGGGAGCTGCTCTCCACCGTCCGGGAGGCGACCCTCGGCGCGTACGCGCACCAGGAGCTCCCCTTCGAGAGGCTGGTGGAGGAGCTGCAGCCGGAGCGGGACCTCAGCCGGAACCCCCTCTTCCAGGTCGTCTTCGCCCTGCAGAACCTGCCGGGGGAGCATCTCCGTCTTCCCGGCCTCGAGGGGCATCCGCTCCCCGGCGTGGGCGGGGGTGCGAAGTTCGACCTGAGCCTCTACCTCCGCGAGACGGAGGGGCGGCTGGAGGGCACGGCGGAATACGGCACCGATCTCTTCGACGCCGCCACCATCGAGCGGCTGCTGGGCCACTACGGCGAGCTCCTGCGGGGCGTCCTGGCCGATCCCGGCGCCCCGGCCGGAGAGGTGGCGCTCCTCCCCGCCGGGGAGCGCGCTCAGGTGCTGGAGGGCTTCAACGACACCGCGCGCTCCTACCCGCGGGAGAGCTGCGTCCACCAGCTCTTCGAGGCGCAGGCGGCGCGCACCCCCGACGCGGTGGCGCTCGTCTGCGGCGACGAGCGGCTGCGCTACGCCGAGCTCGAGCGCCGCGCCAACCGGCTCGCCCACCGCCTGCGCGCGCTGGGCGTCGGGCCGGAGGTACGGGTCGGGATCTGCGTGGAGCGCTCGGTGGAGATGGTGGTGGGCCTCCTGGGGATCCTCAAGGCCGGGGGCGCCTACCTCCCGCTGGACCCGGAGTACCCCGCGCCCCGCCTGGCCTTCATGGCCCGCGACGCCGGGATCCGGGTGCTGGTCACGCAGGACCGGCTCCGGGGCCTCCTCCCCGGAGAGCACGCGGAGGTGTGCCTGGACGCCCGGCCGGACGCCGCGCTCCACCCGGACACCGCGCCTTCCAGCGGGGTGGCGCCGGAGAACGTGGCGTACGTGATCTACACCTCCGGGTCCACCGGCACCCCCAAGGGGGTGATGGTCCCCCACCGGACCGTCGCGAACTTCTTCGCGGCCATGGACGGGAGCATCGGCGAGGCGCGCGGGACCTGGCTGGCGGTGACCAGCATCTCCTTCGACATCTCCGTCCTGGAGCTCTTCTGGACGCTCGCCCGCGGCTTCACCGTGGTGGTGCAGCGGCCCCAGCCGGCGGTCCCGGCCGGGGAAGCCGCGGCGCGGGAGGCGGCTCCCGCCCGCCCGGTCGCCTTCGGCCTCTTCTACTTCGGCACCGCCGAGGACGAGCCCGAGACCCGGCGGGACCAGTACCGCCTGGTGATGGAGAGCGCCCGGTTCGCGGACGAGCACGGCTTCTCCGCGGTGTGGACCCCGGAGCGCCACTTCCACCAGTTCGGCGGCCTCTACCCCAACCCCTCCGTCATGGCGGGCGCGCTGGCGGCCATCACCAGCCGGGTGGGGATCCGCGCGGGGAGCGTCGTCCTCCCGCTGCACAGCTCCATCCGCGTCGCGGAGGAGTGGGCGCTGGTGGACAACCTCTCCGGCGGGCGGGTGGGGGTCTCCTTCGCCTCCGGGTGGCACGCCGACGACTTCGTCCTCCACCCGGACCGCTACGCGGACCGGAAGGAGGTGATGTTCCGCGAGATGGAGACCGTCCGCGCGCTCTGGCGCGGCGAGTCGGTCCGGGCCCCGGGCGGGACGGGGCGGGAGGTGGAGGTCGTCACGCGCCCCCGGCCGCTGCAGCCGGAGCTCCCGGTGTGGGTCACGGCGGCGGCGAGCCCGGAGACCTTCGAGCGCGCGGGCGCCATCGGGGCGCACGTGCTCACCCACCTCCTGGGTCAGGAGCTGGAGGACGTCGAGCGGAACGTGGAGGTGTACCGCCGTGCCCGCCGGGAGAACGGCCACGACCCGGAGGCGGGGATCGTCACCGTCATGCTGCACACCTTCGTCGGGGAGGACATGGACGAGGTGCGGGAGCGGGTGCGCCGCCCCTTCTGCGCGTACCTGAAGAGCTCCCTGGGGCTCCTCCAGCAGCTCGTCCGCTCGGTTTACCCGGAGGTGGACGTCGCCACGCTCCCCGAGGAGGACCTGGACACCCTCCTGGAGGCGGGCTTCGAGCGCTTCCTGCACGGGAAGAGCCTGATCGGGACCCCGGACGCCTGCCTCGCCACCGTGGAGCGGCTGAGCCGGATCGGGGTGGACGAGGTGGCCTGCCTCGTCGACTTCGGCGTGGACACGGACACGGTCCTGGACAGCCTGCGGCACCTGGACACCGTCCGCGAGCGGGCGCAGGCGGCCCCGCGTCCCCGCCCGGCCGCGGCCGAGGAGGAGCCGTTCGCCGCGCAGGTGCGCCGGCACGGCGTCACGCACCTGCAGTGCACCCCGTCGCTGGCGCAGATGCTGGCCTCCGACGCGGAGTCGCGCGAAGCGCTCGGCTCCCTGCGGCACCTGCTCGTGGGCGGCGAGGCGCTCCCCGTCTCCCTGGCGCGCCAGCTCACGGAGCTCGGCTCGCTGGAGCTGCACAACATGTACGGGCCCACCGAGACCACCGTGTGGTCCGCCACCCACCGGGTGCGCGAGGTGGGGGCGTCGGTGCCGATCGGCACGCCCGTCGCCAACACCCGCGTCTACGTCGTGGACCCCGGCCTCGCCCCCGCTCCCATCGGGGTCCCGGGCGAGCTGCTGA is a window of Longimicrobiaceae bacterium DNA encoding:
- a CDS encoding amino acid adenylation domain-containing protein; translated protein: MADNSSPTVKLSAARRALLRRMLEGEGAPVVEDGIPRRPEPGWGVPSYEQERLWFLDQLEPGSPAYSLPAALRLRGTLDREALRRSLEAIVHRHESLRTTFSVEGGELRQRIHPPAPFELPVHEVEAGPGEPERQACMERWAAEEAGTPFDLVEGPLFRVKLLRLDAGDHLLLVTMHHIVSDGWSVGIMLREMRELYAAFCEGRPAPAGALPVQYADYAHWQRSRMSGDVLQEQLDYWTGQLRGAPAALELPTDRPRPAVRDFRGATLPFALDDEVGAALRELARREGATLFMVLLAGYQALLARYSGQDDVVVGTPVTNRARPEVEEVIGFFANTLVLRAELGDDPSFRTLLARVRERALGAFAHQAFPLGKLVEALAPERDLGRNPLFQAMFALQNTPAERFRLAGLEMEMVRTRGQASRFDLTLLVRERGERLEGMAEYSTELFEPATVERFLAHFGELLRHAAASPDTPLSRLPLLAPAEREEVLAGFGRGADAPAEAGVVHELFEEQAARTPAAVAVRWKGESVTYAELDRRANQLAHALRGRGAGPEERVGVCLSRSPQMLVALLGVLKSGAAYVPIDAGLPAERIGHMLADASVRLVVSESALAERIPAGAAELLVLDGEREALAREPETAPRSGVLPGHLSHVIFTSGSTGRPKGVAIQHRGTALFLRWLREVVPAQEWACVLGATSISFDVSVAELFGTLCSGGRLVLVENALELAEVPASEGVRLVVMVPTAAAELLRMGAIPESVRAFNLAGEALSAELAGALHALEHVRSVRNLYGPTEDTTYSTFCEVERGAQRVHIGRPIAGSRAYVLDAHLEPLPVGVPGELYLAGEGLARGYAGRPELTAERFVPEPHGPAGARMYRTMDRARWLASGELEYLGRTDAQVKVRGFRVELGEIEIALERHASVHEAVVLLREDAPGERRLVAYVVPDGAAPTPAELREHLREQLPEYMVPGAFVLLEALPLTTSGKIDRKALPAPEGAESAEAGYVAPRTPTEEVLAGIWGDVLGVERVGVEESFFELGGHSLLATRVASRVREAFGVELPLRALFEAPTVARLVERVDALLRAGAGVGAPPLVAVGRGGALPLSFAQQRLWFIDQLEPGSATYNIPQALRLRGALEVELLERALTEVVRRHESLRTTFSTIDGQLGQVVHPPAPVAIRVTDLRHLPGAEREERVRQLAAEDALRPFDLAAGPLFRTALLRLDEEEWALLLSMHHIVSDGWSMGVLVREISALYSAFSRGEPSSLAPLPVQYADYAVWQRQWLSGETLEAQLGYWRERLAGAPALLELPTDRPRPAVQSFRGAVREVSLPAELFAEVRRLARAEAASPYMVLLAAFQLLLSRHSGQDDVVVGSPIAGRTRAEVEPLIGLFMNTLVLRTAVSAGASFRELLSTVREATLGAYAHQELPFERLVEELQPERDLSRNPLFQVVFALQNLPGEHLRLPGLEGHPLPGVGGGAKFDLSLYLRETEGRLEGTAEYGTDLFDAATIERLLGHYGELLRGVLADPGAPAGEVALLPAGERAQVLEGFNDTARSYPRESCVHQLFEAQAARTPDAVALVCGDERLRYAELERRANRLAHRLRALGVGPEVRVGICVERSVEMVVGLLGILKAGGAYLPLDPEYPAPRLAFMARDAGIRVLVTQDRLRGLLPGEHAEVCLDARPDAALHPDTAPSSGVAPENVAYVIYTSGSTGTPKGVMVPHRTVANFFAAMDGSIGEARGTWLAVTSISFDISVLELFWTLARGFTVVVQRPQPAVPAGEAAAREAAPARPVAFGLFYFGTAEDEPETRRDQYRLVMESARFADEHGFSAVWTPERHFHQFGGLYPNPSVMAGALAAITSRVGIRAGSVVLPLHSSIRVAEEWALVDNLSGGRVGVSFASGWHADDFVLHPDRYADRKEVMFREMETVRALWRGESVRAPGGTGREVEVVTRPRPLQPELPVWVTAAASPETFERAGAIGAHVLTHLLGQELEDVERNVEVYRRARRENGHDPEAGIVTVMLHTFVGEDMDEVRERVRRPFCAYLKSSLGLLQQLVRSVYPEVDVATLPEEDLDTLLEAGFERFLHGKSLIGTPDACLATVERLSRIGVDEVACLVDFGVDTDTVLDSLRHLDTVRERAQAAPRPRPAAAEEEPFAAQVRRHGVTHLQCTPSLAQMLASDAESREALGSLRHLLVGGEALPVSLARQLTELGSLELHNMYGPTETTVWSATHRVREVGASVPIGTPVANTRVYVVDPGLAPAPIGVPGELLIGGDGVTRGYLGRPELTADRFLPDPFAGEAGARMYRTGDRARWRADGTLEFLGRTDQQVKVRGHRVEPGEIEAVLREHPGVAEAVVSTRPDATGSAILVAYVVAEGAAPAVDALRERVRERLPRHMEPSAFVFLAALPLTPNGKVDRRALPDPEPGAATEDADYVAPRSVLEERLAGLWAELLGARRVGIHDDFFHLGGHSILATQLVGRVSAELGVRVPLRVLYTAPTLAKLAAEVEVLRGGRGAPAPPPLVPVERTGPLPLSLSQQRLWFLYQMAPLSPAYNDLEGLRIRGELDVAALQRAFAEIVRRHEMLRTAFGMRDGMAAQLVAPSLPASLPFADLSAVPENRRNAELERLARTVVQRPFALEQLPLFRVVLARLAEREHVLVLSVHHIVWDGWSLGVFADEMNRLYAAYSRGEPSPLAPLAVQYADFAHWQREWLQGEALEAHQGYWREKLAGAPTLALPTDHPRPAEPSGRGGREDLRIPAALAEGVRALSRSEEATLYTTLLALFQVVLAHHSGQDDVVVGTDVAGRHPVETEPMIGFFINQLVLRTRLAGNPTFRDLLGRVRETVLEAFDHQDLPFDRVVSAVVPDREGRGAPLFQAKFVLQNVRLPDLGVSGLSLEGVPFRRGTAKFDLLLNVMERGDLITGSLEYDADLFERATVRRLLEHYLRLLEAVVERPEVRLAELFAALAEAERLQEQRARDERSTANLGRLKGIVRRTVTSNTEGD